From the Gemmatimonadales bacterium genome, the window AGAAGCTCTCCTGCGCCCACGGCGTCGCCCCGTAGTGCGGTACGCCGACGCGGCCGACCGCCCCGCCGGGGCGCGCGATGCGCATCGCCGTCAGCATGGCTGGCTCCGAGCCCACGCACTCGAGAACGCTGTGGGCGCCCAGGCCCCGCGTCAGCTCGCGCACCCGCTCGGTGCCCGCGTCGCCGCGCTCGCTCACGATCTCCGTTGCACCGAATTCCCGGGCCAGCGCGATGCGGTCGAGGTGACTGCCCAACAGGATGACCGACTCGGCGCCCAGGCGGCGGGCCGCGATGACGCCGCAGAGTCCGACCGCCCCGTCGCCGATCACCGCCGCCGTCTTCCCGGGGCCCACGCGCGCGGCTCGCGCCGCGTGGTGGCCGGTGCCCATCACGTCCGAAAGCGTGAGCAGCGACGGCATCAGACCGTCGTCCTGCCCCACCGGGAGCTTGACCAGCGTCCCGTCGGCATGCGGCGCGCGAACCGCCTCACCCTGGCCGCCGTCCTGCTCGGTGCCGCCCCACCAGCCGCCGTGGAGACACGACGTCTGAAGCCCCTCCCGGCAGAACTCGCACGTGCCGTCCGAGATGGCGAAGGGCGCCACGACCACGTCGCCGCGCTTCACCGTGCACACCTCGGCGCCGACGTCCTCCACGATGCCGATGAACTCGTGGCCCATGCGCACGCCCGTGGCGCTCGGCTCCATCTCCTTGTAAGGCCAGAGGTCGCTGCCGCAGATGCACGCCCGCGTCACGCGCACGAGGGCGTCGGTCGGCTCCCTGATGCGGGCGTCCGGGACGTTCTCGACGCGAACGTCGCCCGCGCCGTACATGATGGTCGCGCGCATCCTGACTGCTCCTGCTCCGTGAACCGGGTCAGCGCCGGGCCTGGGGCCCGCGCTGG encodes:
- a CDS encoding alcohol dehydrogenase catalytic domain-containing protein, which produces MRATIMYGAGDVRVENVPDARIREPTDALVRVTRACICGSDLWPYKEMEPSATGVRMGHEFIGIVEDVGAEVCTVKRGDVVVAPFAISDGTCEFCREGLQTSCLHGGWWGGTEQDGGQGEAVRAPHADGTLVKLPVGQDDGLMPSLLTLSDVMGTGHHAARAARVGPGKTAAVIGDGAVGLCGVIAARRLGAESVILLGSHLDRIALAREFGATEIVSERGDAGTERVRELTRGLGAHSVLECVGSEPAMLTAMRIARPGGAVGRVGVPHYGATPWAQESF